A genome region from Streptomyces antimycoticus includes the following:
- a CDS encoding TerD family protein: MTVNLAKGQRINLSKSDGGELSAVRMGLGWQAAPRKGLLARLTAKEIDLDASAVLFAGREAVDVVFFQHLTSDDGSVRHTGDNLVGGTGQGGDDESILIDLQRVPAHVDQILFTVNSFTGQTFAEVQNAFCRLIDETNGQELARYTLSGGGPYTAQIMAKVHREGGAGGAWQMSAIGAPATGRTFQDLLPVLSSHL; this comes from the coding sequence ATGACCGTAAATCTGGCCAAGGGCCAGCGGATCAACCTGAGCAAGTCCGACGGGGGCGAGCTCAGCGCGGTGCGCATGGGCCTGGGCTGGCAGGCCGCGCCGCGCAAGGGGTTACTCGCCCGGTTGACCGCCAAGGAGATCGACCTGGACGCCTCGGCCGTGCTCTTCGCCGGGCGGGAAGCCGTCGACGTCGTGTTCTTCCAGCATCTGACGAGCGACGACGGATCCGTACGGCACACCGGTGACAACCTCGTCGGTGGCACCGGGCAGGGCGGTGACGACGAATCGATCCTGATCGATCTGCAGCGCGTTCCGGCCCATGTCGATCAGATCCTGTTCACGGTGAACTCCTTCACCGGACAGACCTTCGCCGAGGTGCAGAACGCCTTCTGCCGTCTGATCGACGAGACCAACGGACAGGAACTGGCCCGCTACACCCTGAGCGGCGGCGGCCCCTACACGGCCCAGATCATGGCCAAGGTGCACCGCGAGGGCGGGGCGGGCGGGGCCTGGCAGATGTCGGCGATCGGCGCGCCCGCCACCGGCCGGACGTTCCAGGATCTGCTGCCGGTCCTCTCCTCCCACCTCTGA
- a CDS encoding J-domain-containing protein, protein MTERKPPGISFETWADRQIREAEERGAFANLPGKGKPLPNLDKPYDDLWWVKEKMARENLSFLPPTLVLRKEAEDALAAVEKAPSERMVREILSEVNDKIREAIRRPPPGPPLHLTPFDIDEVVREWRERRDRMEHDEDRPG, encoded by the coding sequence GTGACCGAGCGAAAGCCACCGGGCATCAGCTTCGAAACATGGGCCGACCGACAGATCCGCGAGGCGGAGGAACGCGGCGCGTTCGCGAACCTCCCGGGAAAGGGAAAACCTCTCCCGAACCTCGACAAGCCCTACGACGATCTGTGGTGGGTCAAGGAGAAGATGGCCCGCGAGAATCTGTCGTTTCTGCCCCCGACACTCGTACTGCGCAAAGAGGCGGAGGACGCGCTCGCCGCCGTGGAAAAGGCGCCCTCGGAACGGATGGTGCGGGAGATCCTCTCGGAGGTCAATGACAAGATCCGTGAGGCGATCCGGCGACCCCCGCCCGGCCCGCCGCTCCATCTCACGCCCTTCGACATCGACGAGGTCGTCCGGGAGTGGCGGGAGCGCCGGGATCGGA